One Methanobrevibacter arboriphilus JCM 13429 = DSM 1125 DNA segment encodes these proteins:
- the ehbP gene encoding energy-converting hydrogenase B subunit EhbP, producing MKFVVRAHHIVSLGGYIVERNFPYRNIILVNKSDEPIKVEIPVFNEKWIDEHRDLGLEVIPVGEGDSFLSLFRKAKADLELVKLEN from the coding sequence TTGAAATTTGTAGTTAGAGCTCATCATATTGTAAGCCTTGGTGGATATATTGTTGAGCGAAATTTTCCATATAGAAATATTATTCTAGTTAATAAATCTGATGAACCTATTAAGGTTGAAATCCCTGTTTTTAATGAAAAATGGATTGATGAGCATAGGGATTTAGGTTTAGAGGTTATACCTGTTGGTGAAGGAGATAGTTTTCTATCTTTGTTTAGAAAAGCTAAAGCTGATTTAGAATTAGTAAAATTAGAAAATTAA